Proteins from a genomic interval of Nocardia sp. BMG51109:
- a CDS encoding YfbU family protein: protein MATITLRVDDKTRDELEALAQSKRVTVSLLLRDQIDDLLGRDIRGLDRREVPVSLTMAERLLLSQQAKILAALHPDEADHYNQQAEILDEGFAGEYEAVFGTIGAEMTRSECELVWDILDMFRVLGASIDKLSPEDRAVLGEDRIRRLQFDGFDLADDLEGRLLTYTQYLVSPDRHLPRWQEIVPRLEEIGDDGNSHHRCLPYYQAKLEVYQPIFRSRMRERSFSVDAMYFSVDELVEVAEATVR from the coding sequence ATGGCCACAATTACTCTCAGGGTTGACGACAAGACCCGCGACGAACTGGAAGCGCTGGCGCAGTCCAAGCGCGTGACCGTGAGCCTGCTCCTGCGAGATCAGATCGATGATCTGCTCGGCCGTGACATCCGGGGATTGGATCGCCGTGAGGTGCCGGTTTCGCTGACGATGGCCGAACGGCTGTTGCTCTCGCAGCAGGCGAAGATTCTGGCGGCGCTGCATCCGGACGAGGCCGATCACTACAACCAGCAGGCCGAGATCCTCGACGAAGGATTCGCCGGGGAGTACGAAGCGGTGTTCGGGACGATCGGCGCCGAGATGACTCGTAGCGAGTGCGAGCTGGTCTGGGACATCCTGGACATGTTCCGCGTACTCGGTGCGAGCATCGACAAGCTCAGCCCGGAGGACAGGGCAGTGCTCGGTGAGGACCGGATCCGCAGGCTGCAGTTCGACGGCTTCGACCTCGCGGACGATCTGGAAGGCCGGTTGCTGACCTACACGCAGTACCTGGTCAGTCCCGACCGGCATCTTCCTCGCTGGCAGGAAATCGTGCCCCGCCTGGAGGAGATCGGCGACGACGGCAACTCGCATCACCGATGTTTGCCCTACTACCAGGCGAAGTTGGAGGTGTACCAGCCGATCTTCCGGTCTCGGATGAGAGAGCGGTCCTTCAGCGTAGACGCCATGTACTTCAGCGTCGATGAGTTGGTCGAGGTCGCGGAGGCGACGGTTCGGTAG
- a CDS encoding DUF1737 domain-containing protein, producing the protein MEHSEGRAPAERGDGAWTTQDAWLTPRPGIPHYRFIAGVPGKSDWAHFERLVNELLADGYELYGHPVMTFNGMDHLAGQALVKWPTGGE; encoded by the coding sequence ATGGAGCACAGCGAGGGGAGGGCACCGGCCGAACGCGGCGACGGCGCGTGGACTACACAGGATGCCTGGCTGACACCCCGGCCCGGGATCCCGCACTACCGGTTCATCGCCGGCGTTCCGGGGAAGTCCGACTGGGCGCACTTCGAGCGGCTGGTCAACGAGCTGCTCGCCGACGGTTATGAGCTGTACGGCCACCCGGTCATGACCTTCAACGGCATGGACCATCTGGCTGGCCAGGCCCTTGTGAAGTGGCCGACGGGCGGCGAGTAG
- a CDS encoding pyridoxal-phosphate dependent enzyme, producing MTAGIGWPDIVDAWNGIAPVVKPMYCEELDGDALPSTAGRVLLAREHKQHSGSFRARSAVWFLRARRAAGELPAAGIAVAAGTESAAAAWAWAAHRENVAATVFVPPSLDTVRMLPDGPVTVQVVPDGDAVAHRDAYAREVGALTPNPADPLLAAGAGTWVLGVNCVVWGLATVMIPVVDGTDDGLLLGTVTAAHHYGIKTVLVAASGTAIPTAAQQVLAGDAAELAGMASDGHRISMELVTVSVGDAAAAEQMLRRRGRIVNAEGALPWAALVAPNEQPRCYYRPAPGESVAALLAGPPADSARPDRVNPLRLQPRPARSTDAGL from the coding sequence ATGACCGCCGGGATCGGCTGGCCGGACATCGTGGATGCCTGGAACGGCATCGCGCCCGTAGTGAAGCCGATGTACTGCGAAGAACTCGACGGCGATGCTCTGCCGTCGACCGCTGGACGGGTACTGCTGGCGAGGGAGCACAAACAGCACAGCGGATCGTTCCGGGCCCGGAGCGCGGTCTGGTTCCTGCGAGCCCGGCGTGCGGCCGGCGAACTGCCCGCGGCAGGGATCGCGGTGGCAGCGGGCACGGAATCGGCGGCCGCGGCGTGGGCGTGGGCGGCGCACAGGGAGAACGTCGCGGCGACGGTGTTCGTGCCACCGTCCCTGGACACGGTGCGGATGCTGCCTGACGGGCCGGTGACCGTGCAGGTGGTGCCCGATGGTGATGCGGTCGCCCACCGCGACGCATATGCGCGTGAAGTGGGGGCGCTGACACCGAACCCGGCCGATCCGCTGCTGGCGGCCGGGGCGGGCACGTGGGTGCTCGGCGTCAACTGCGTGGTCTGGGGGTTGGCGACGGTGATGATTCCCGTCGTCGATGGCACCGACGACGGCCTGCTGCTGGGCACGGTCACCGCCGCGCACCACTACGGCATCAAAACGGTCCTCGTCGCCGCGTCCGGCACCGCGATACCTACTGCGGCGCAGCAAGTCCTGGCCGGAGATGCGGCGGAGCTGGCCGGCATGGCGTCCGACGGCCACCGGATCAGCATGGAGCTGGTGACGGTGTCGGTGGGCGACGCCGCAGCCGCCGAACAGATGCTGCGCCGCCGCGGCCGCATCGTCAACGCCGAAGGCGCGCTGCCGTGGGCAGCGCTGGTGGCACCGAACGAACAGCCCCGCTGCTACTACCGGCCCGCCCCGGGCGAATCGGTGGCCGCATTACTGGCGGGCCCACCCGCCGACAGCGCCCGGCCGGACCGGGTGAATCCGTTGCGGCTGCAACCCAGACCCGCCCGCAGCACAGACGCTGGTCTGTGA
- a CDS encoding DUF397 domain-containing protein — MSKLNNMNASTTALNWFKATKSTSTSNCVEVANAGEVWLIRDSKYLREPGTRSGADQPMISIPCSLWHQFLDAVMDEDGAGFGGLPTISYRADGGVSLSSGPTTLTYTHSEWDAFCDGIEKREFDLTSSAAA; from the coding sequence GTGAGTAAGCTCAACAACATGAACGCCAGTACCACCGCACTCAACTGGTTCAAGGCGACCAAGTCCACCTCGACGTCGAACTGCGTCGAAGTCGCCAACGCAGGGGAGGTCTGGCTGATCCGCGATAGCAAGTACCTCCGCGAGCCTGGCACCCGCAGTGGCGCAGACCAGCCGATGATCAGCATCCCATGCAGTCTTTGGCATCAATTCCTCGACGCCGTGATGGACGAGGACGGCGCGGGCTTCGGTGGACTTCCGACGATCTCGTACCGTGCGGATGGGGGCGTCTCCCTCTCCAGCGGCCCGACCACCCTGACGTACACGCACTCGGAGTGGGATGCCTTCTGTGACGGCATTGAGAAGCGAGAGTTCGACCTCACGTCTTCGGCGGCAGCCTGA
- a CDS encoding ankyrin repeat domain-containing protein — MMPVLDEFGRTPLHYAARDGDLAAVNELLASEDVDLADSGGWTPLHFAADAGAADVVARLLDAGADIHALTEKGMPAIYWAATTVRGDPVATIRVLRARGADPTRETIKGYFGAKSPLYYIREPGTRPEIRAEFADLIP; from the coding sequence ATGATGCCGGTACTCGACGAGTTCGGCCGCACACCCCTACACTACGCCGCCCGCGACGGTGACCTGGCCGCCGTCAACGAACTGCTGGCCTCCGAGGACGTCGACCTCGCCGACAGCGGCGGCTGGACCCCGCTGCATTTCGCCGCCGACGCCGGCGCCGCGGACGTCGTCGCCCGGCTGCTCGACGCCGGCGCCGACATCCACGCCCTGACCGAGAAAGGGATGCCGGCGATCTACTGGGCCGCCACCACCGTGCGAGGCGACCCGGTCGCCACGATCCGGGTACTGCGTGCCCGCGGCGCCGACCCCACCCGGGAAACGATCAAGGGGTACTTCGGGGCGAAAAGCCCGCTCTACTACATCCGGGAACCGGGAACCCGGCCCGAGATCCGAGCCGAGTTCGCGGACCTGATCCCATGA
- a CDS encoding GH-E family nuclease — protein MTAPIVVDPDGFTQAAEVYAQIHRNSLVPAITELSSALAGCGGSAGSDNAGLKWSADYDPAAYSTVDALGDLALAVGQMHDLLQATSSNHRNANTQSAPDANPAALVFPPGSLPVYNPPEPPPTFGGDDPEPTGWDWVKGAVQGELWPNGRPSKLRTAAGAWRSMATKLRMATLGLPGARQLIESQQTPETQQALEQADLVKNQFDTLAGACDALASSCDAYADSVSHTKGQIVEALIELAAIVAVDQAAGWIGAALTGGGSAVAAQGGMALAISIYGARIAAMIRALVGLTEAARVPVAVSQAVSRGTEALIPLLRARPALAGAEGAVAPGPFTSFSSLYRPKLTQQTKDTIEAGTKKWGPPGKEPEFYEVKSEPDIKVPINRSYDDNPWVTQLPKSEDGKYYVDAANEVRYPVNPKWEYGHNSGFEHRKLLAEAQDQNMTQQQFNDHVNRHPDYFHVEDFPGNRDHHREEK, from the coding sequence GTGACTGCGCCGATCGTCGTCGACCCGGACGGGTTCACGCAGGCGGCCGAGGTCTACGCGCAGATCCACCGCAACAGTCTGGTCCCGGCGATCACGGAGCTGTCGAGCGCGCTGGCCGGGTGTGGCGGGTCGGCGGGTTCGGATAATGCGGGGTTGAAGTGGTCGGCCGATTACGACCCGGCCGCCTACAGCACTGTTGATGCGCTCGGTGACCTGGCGCTGGCGGTCGGGCAGATGCACGACCTGTTGCAGGCGACGTCGTCCAACCACCGCAACGCCAACACCCAGTCGGCCCCGGACGCCAACCCGGCCGCGCTGGTGTTCCCGCCCGGGTCGCTGCCGGTGTACAACCCGCCCGAACCGCCCCCGACGTTCGGTGGTGACGATCCCGAGCCCACCGGCTGGGATTGGGTGAAAGGCGCTGTCCAGGGCGAACTGTGGCCCAACGGCAGGCCGAGCAAGCTGCGCACCGCGGCCGGGGCGTGGCGGTCGATGGCCACCAAGCTGCGGATGGCCACCCTCGGCTTGCCGGGGGCGCGACAGCTGATCGAATCCCAGCAGACCCCGGAAACCCAGCAGGCCCTCGAACAGGCCGATCTGGTCAAAAACCAGTTCGACACCCTCGCCGGCGCGTGCGACGCGCTGGCGAGTTCCTGTGACGCGTACGCGGATTCGGTCAGCCACACCAAGGGCCAGATCGTCGAGGCGCTGATCGAACTCGCCGCGATCGTCGCGGTCGACCAGGCCGCGGGCTGGATCGGGGCCGCGCTGACCGGCGGCGGGTCGGCGGTCGCCGCGCAGGGCGGGATGGCCCTGGCTATCTCCATTTATGGTGCCCGTATCGCGGCCATGATCCGCGCGTTGGTCGGGTTGACCGAGGCGGCGCGGGTGCCGGTCGCGGTGTCGCAGGCGGTCTCTCGTGGCACCGAGGCGCTGATTCCGTTGTTGCGGGCGCGCCCGGCGTTGGCGGGCGCGGAGGGGGCGGTGGCGCCGGGGCCGTTCACGTCGTTCTCCAGTCTGTATCGGCCGAAGCTGACGCAGCAGACCAAGGACACGATCGAGGCCGGCACCAAGAAGTGGGGCCCGCCCGGGAAGGAACCGGAGTTCTACGAGGTCAAGTCCGAGCCGGATATCAAGGTGCCGATCAACAGGTCCTACGACGACAATCCGTGGGTCACCCAGCTGCCGAAGTCCGAGGACGGCAAGTACTACGTCGACGCCGCGAACGAGGTCCGGTATCCGGTGAACCCGAAGTGGGAGTACGGGCACAACAGCGGGTTCGAACACCGCAAGCTGCTGGCCGAGGCGCAGGATCAGAATATGACGCAACAGCAGTTCAACGATCACGTCAACCGTCATCCCGACTACTTCCATGTCGAGGACTTCCCCGGCAACCGTGACCACCACCGAGAGGAGAAATGA
- a CDS encoding WXG100 family type VII secretion target, protein MADQVRVDPARLREASRCVAGKAQAMRDRLQRLDDTVGKRLLAEGWDGKAAAGYDGSWIEWKQGADTVIAALDESAAKLAETANLYEAQDQDSSAVIQRVSDSLRDPGGRA, encoded by the coding sequence GTGGCAGATCAGGTGCGGGTTGATCCGGCGCGGCTACGGGAGGCGTCGCGGTGCGTGGCCGGTAAGGCGCAGGCGATGCGGGATCGGTTGCAGCGGTTGGACGATACGGTCGGCAAGCGGCTGCTGGCCGAGGGCTGGGACGGTAAGGCTGCCGCCGGGTACGACGGCAGCTGGATCGAGTGGAAGCAGGGCGCCGACACTGTGATTGCGGCGTTGGATGAGTCGGCGGCCAAGCTGGCGGAGACCGCGAATCTGTATGAGGCGCAGGACCAGGACAGCAGTGCCGTCATCCAGCGGGTCAGCGATTCGTTGCGGGATCCGGGTGGGAGGGCGTGA
- a CDS encoding cold-shock protein: MTTGRVKWFDDARGFGFISQDGDEPDVYVHHSAIVGDGHMHRTLDAGQRVQFEIDWSDSKGPRATNVRPSGADGARRGERRG, from the coding sequence ATGACGACAGGCCGGGTGAAATGGTTCGACGACGCGAGGGGGTTCGGTTTCATCAGCCAGGACGGCGACGAACCCGACGTCTACGTGCATCATTCCGCCATCGTCGGAGACGGCCACATGCACAGGACGCTGGACGCCGGGCAGCGTGTGCAGTTCGAGATCGACTGGTCGGACAGCAAGGGCCCGAGAGCGACGAACGTCCGGCCGAGCGGAGCCGACGGTGCGAGACGGGGAGAGCGGCGTGGCTGA
- a CDS encoding WXG100 family type VII secretion target yields the protein MVGPNSDRFRVDLPLLDESVTAMETFGADVDAWLGEIDAHIADLHLSWESQAAAAQRAAHDKWAAGVREMRGNLDELRTVARRAHTNYSTAVDTNTGMWPR from the coding sequence ATGGTGGGCCCCAACAGTGATCGGTTCCGGGTCGATCTGCCGCTGCTGGATGAATCGGTGACGGCGATGGAGACTTTCGGCGCCGATGTCGATGCGTGGCTCGGTGAGATCGATGCGCATATCGCGGATCTGCACCTGTCGTGGGAGAGCCAGGCCGCGGCCGCGCAGCGGGCCGCTCACGACAAGTGGGCGGCTGGTGTGCGGGAGATGCGGGGGAACCTCGACGAGCTCCGTACGGTCGCTCGCCGGGCGCACACGAACTATTCGACCGCGGTGGACACCAACACCGGGATGTGGCCGCGGTGA
- a CDS encoding YbaB/EbfC family nucleoid-associated protein, whose amino-acid sequence MSEYPDLDASIADIQNKAARVKADLAAIRGTGTAANGTITAVVDSAGHLRALTLPANTTRLGNQLSRLILEATAAAEKDARHKSTQAMRPLTSDHRVENGLRTIRETFDPRQTRQHDRPMTEEEIQAADDAYFERMNRGGWTQ is encoded by the coding sequence ATGAGCGAGTACCCCGACCTCGACGCCTCGATCGCCGACATCCAGAACAAAGCCGCCCGCGTCAAAGCCGACCTCGCCGCCATCCGCGGCACCGGCACCGCCGCCAACGGCACCATCACCGCCGTCGTCGACTCCGCCGGACACCTCCGCGCCCTCACACTCCCCGCCAACACCACCCGCCTCGGCAACCAACTGTCCCGCCTCATCCTCGAAGCGACCGCAGCCGCCGAAAAAGACGCCCGCCACAAATCCACCCAAGCCATGCGCCCCCTCACCAGCGACCACCGCGTCGAGAACGGCCTGCGCACCATCCGCGAAACATTCGACCCCCGCCAGACCCGACAGCACGACCGGCCCATGACCGAAGAAGAAATCCAAGCAGCCGACGACGCCTACTTCGAACGCATGAACCGTGGCGGATGGACGCAATAA
- a CDS encoding Scr1 family TA system antitoxin-like transcriptional regulator — translation MARWELSYRTRKRRDELNVTGPKIAAALGFSTTYWPKVERDLRILKEDNTTRLLEFLEFSPEEREDLMEVRRLAGQSGWWSEYSGLFSEQQLRIFGLEWGAEEISTVESLLIPGLLQTEEYARTLITGDTAFIRQIEVQQRIDARLERQKRLTDDDPLRLNVVVSEAALRQQTGGPDVLRRQLQHLISMIEAHDTIDFRVLPFASHTGAIRGVSTFHLLDFPRPHLPTLAWNEVPTHDELVEDEQRIRNMTIVFGHLQTESLSREDSLDLLNGLV, via the coding sequence GTGGCACGCTGGGAACTGTCGTATCGGACGCGGAAGCGCCGGGACGAGCTGAATGTCACTGGCCCGAAGATCGCGGCAGCCTTGGGGTTCTCCACGACCTACTGGCCCAAAGTCGAGCGTGACTTGCGGATCCTGAAGGAGGACAACACCACCCGCCTTCTTGAGTTTCTGGAGTTCAGCCCTGAGGAGCGAGAAGACCTGATGGAAGTCCGCCGCCTGGCTGGCCAGAGCGGCTGGTGGTCTGAGTACAGCGGGCTGTTCAGCGAACAGCAGCTTCGTATTTTCGGGCTTGAGTGGGGCGCCGAGGAGATCAGCACGGTCGAGAGCCTGCTCATTCCCGGTCTGCTTCAAACCGAGGAGTACGCGCGCACGCTGATCACTGGTGATACGGCGTTCATCCGTCAGATCGAGGTGCAGCAGAGAATTGATGCACGCTTGGAGCGGCAGAAACGCCTGACCGATGACGATCCGCTTCGCCTGAACGTCGTCGTCAGTGAGGCAGCGCTGCGGCAGCAGACTGGCGGCCCCGACGTGCTGCGGAGGCAGCTACAACATCTGATCTCGATGATTGAGGCGCACGACACCATCGACTTTCGCGTGCTGCCGTTCGCGAGCCACACCGGCGCTATACGCGGGGTATCTACCTTTCACCTCCTCGACTTCCCCCGGCCGCATCTGCCCACTCTCGCGTGGAACGAGGTGCCGACCCACGACGAACTCGTCGAGGACGAACAACGGATCCGCAACATGACTATCGTGTTCGGACACTTGCAGACAGAGTCACTGAGCCGCGAGGACTCCTTGGATCTCCTCAACGGACTCGTATAG
- a CDS encoding helix-turn-helix transcriptional regulator, with protein MGRKRTPIEGSDPVARFAAKLQEQLARDPSLTYREIAKLTKWGRSTIAAAVGGKRLPTWPVTEDILKCCGATPAELSTWKAYWEVLSQALRARRRPGESGEDGEDDDEEEGYPRPRELAVGGTRDWRPRPDLVETFGDLAHELRRLKVAAGNPPLRDLAPEVNFHSFHVRTNKVTASVTTLSDIFTGRRRPNASLFQAIVIALRNRSTVTFESEEQQRPWQSDQAWAEAWTRAEFNRVLAGESPPRTRSMHGVVLPSARDGDRSAIGNLAIAKPRVAAEMLVDMHPRVVSEIIAALPEPAKTRMLTAVLEQHWGTRKMAKSGFVAPGPVRRAP; from the coding sequence ATGGGACGCAAACGAACTCCGATCGAGGGCAGTGATCCGGTCGCCCGCTTCGCGGCGAAACTGCAGGAACAGTTGGCTCGTGACCCGAGCCTGACCTATCGGGAAATCGCCAAGCTCACTAAGTGGGGACGGTCCACGATCGCCGCCGCCGTAGGTGGCAAACGGCTTCCGACGTGGCCGGTCACCGAAGACATCCTCAAGTGCTGCGGGGCGACTCCTGCCGAACTTTCGACGTGGAAGGCGTACTGGGAGGTGCTGTCCCAGGCGCTGCGCGCACGCCGGCGGCCGGGAGAGAGCGGTGAGGACGGCGAAGACGATGACGAGGAGGAGGGGTATCCGAGACCGCGAGAGCTGGCGGTCGGAGGCACTCGTGACTGGCGGCCGCGGCCGGATCTGGTCGAAACGTTCGGCGATCTCGCCCACGAGCTGCGTCGGCTGAAAGTGGCTGCCGGGAACCCCCCGCTGCGCGACCTGGCGCCGGAGGTGAACTTTCACTCGTTCCATGTCCGCACGAACAAGGTCACGGCCTCGGTCACAACCTTGTCGGACATCTTCACCGGTCGGCGACGCCCGAACGCGTCGCTGTTCCAGGCGATCGTGATCGCGCTGCGGAATCGGTCGACCGTGACTTTCGAGTCCGAGGAGCAGCAGCGGCCGTGGCAGTCCGACCAGGCGTGGGCCGAAGCGTGGACGCGGGCCGAGTTCAACAGGGTGCTCGCCGGCGAGAGCCCGCCGCGCACCCGCTCGATGCACGGAGTCGTACTGCCCAGCGCCCGTGACGGCGACCGGTCCGCGATCGGTAACCTCGCCATCGCGAAACCCCGCGTGGCCGCGGAGATGCTCGTCGACATGCACCCCCGGGTGGTCAGCGAGATCATCGCGGCGCTACCGGAACCTGCGAAGACGAGGATGCTCACCGCAGTACTCGAACAGCACTGGGGCACAAGGAAAATGGCGAAGAGCGGGTTCGTGGCGCCGGGTCCTGTCCGGCGTGCCCCGTGA
- a CDS encoding nucleoside hydrolase, with protein sequence MIDYPLPGQQELLYVVNPDIGYDIDDAVALPIAARRCPRLVVVTSDETWGRRARLTRHMLDLLDRPDVPVYEGRDLGGDRFLLDEVLPSVPRKSIRPLDDLVGLLEDEAGPIIWIGQGTMGELAHVLTRAPHLAEQIKVNQMGGWFENYRRPDRASHNLDTDRKAANIALRLACRPRLVLSDHTNVDELAIWPESEMTQWMTAPNAEPWARLIGANMTAWWAWQRGRNAPARTRLHDPVTVSAALGEPFVRFAEERIRIIPDARTRRDPLGRPVEVTTSIDCEAAMAWIHDQVYAA encoded by the coding sequence GTGATCGACTACCCGCTGCCAGGACAGCAAGAGCTTCTGTACGTGGTGAATCCCGACATCGGATACGACATCGACGATGCCGTAGCGTTGCCGATCGCGGCACGGCGGTGCCCGCGGCTGGTGGTGGTCACCTCGGACGAGACGTGGGGCCGGCGGGCCCGGCTGACGCGGCACATGCTCGACCTGCTCGACCGCCCGGATGTGCCGGTGTACGAGGGCCGCGACTTGGGCGGGGACCGGTTCCTGCTCGATGAGGTGCTGCCGTCGGTGCCCCGGAAGTCGATCCGTCCGCTCGACGACCTCGTAGGACTGCTCGAGGACGAGGCCGGCCCGATCATCTGGATCGGGCAGGGCACGATGGGCGAACTCGCCCACGTGCTGACGCGGGCACCGCATCTGGCCGAGCAGATCAAGGTCAACCAGATGGGCGGCTGGTTCGAGAACTATCGGAGACCGGACCGTGCCAGCCACAATCTGGACACCGATCGGAAGGCCGCGAATATCGCGCTGCGGCTGGCCTGCCGACCGCGCCTGGTGCTCAGTGACCACACCAATGTCGACGAGCTGGCGATCTGGCCGGAATCAGAAATGACCCAGTGGATGACCGCGCCGAACGCGGAACCGTGGGCGCGGCTGATCGGCGCGAACATGACGGCGTGGTGGGCGTGGCAGCGCGGGCGGAACGCGCCCGCCCGCACCCGCCTGCACGACCCGGTCACGGTGTCGGCAGCGCTGGGAGAGCCGTTCGTGCGGTTCGCGGAGGAGCGGATCCGCATCATCCCCGACGCGCGCACGCGCCGCGATCCGCTCGGGCGTCCTGTCGAGGTCACGACGAGCATCGACTGCGAGGCGGCGATGGCGTGGATCCACGACCAGGTGTACGCGGCATGA
- a CDS encoding IS5 family transposase, which translates to MSLNLAGPARRTPGTACTCGCATRTRRYPSDTTDAEWAVLVTLLPAPLALTELGGRPEKHHRRAVVDAIFYLVDNGIKWRSLPADFPPWQTVYALMRRWTDDGATADLVDALRGSLRIALGRNRNPSAGCIDSQSVHKSAEGVVGRDTSGFDHYKKVNGRKRHIVTDTLGLLVSVLVTPASVQDRDAAWKALYWAGRRGIRRVWADHGYEGPLSDHCEDLLGLAIDIVHRPREKLTGFHVLPRRWVAERSFAWISRRRRCARDYERLPRQHITMVRWAAILQMNRRLARLPQT; encoded by the coding sequence ATGTCATTGAACCTTGCCGGTCCGGCCCGCCGGACACCGGGTACAGCCTGCACCTGCGGGTGCGCCACCCGCACCCGCCGTTACCCCTCCGACACCACCGACGCCGAGTGGGCGGTCCTGGTGACACTGCTGCCAGCCCCGCTGGCGCTGACCGAACTTGGTGGCAGACCGGAGAAACATCATCGCCGTGCCGTGGTCGATGCGATCTTCTACCTGGTCGACAACGGCATCAAATGGCGCAGTCTCCCCGCCGATTTCCCGCCCTGGCAGACCGTCTACGCCCTGATGCGGCGCTGGACAGACGACGGCGCAACCGCCGACCTGGTCGACGCGCTGCGCGGCAGTCTACGTATCGCTTTGGGGCGCAACCGCAATCCGAGTGCCGGATGCATCGACTCGCAGTCGGTGCACAAGTCCGCCGAAGGTGTCGTGGGCCGCGACACCAGCGGATTCGACCACTACAAGAAGGTCAACGGCCGCAAGCGTCACATCGTCACCGACACCCTCGGCCTGCTGGTCTCGGTGCTGGTCACCCCCGCCTCCGTGCAGGACCGCGACGCGGCCTGGAAGGCACTGTACTGGGCTGGTCGCCGTGGTATCCGTCGTGTCTGGGCCGATCACGGCTACGAGGGCCCGCTCAGCGACCACTGCGAAGACCTGCTCGGTCTGGCCATCGACATCGTCCACCGACCACGCGAAAAGCTCACCGGCTTCCATGTCCTTCCCCGCCGCTGGGTCGCGGAGCGGTCCTTCGCCTGGATCAGCCGACGACGACGCTGCGCTCGCGACTACGAACGCCTTCCCCGACAACACATCACGATGGTCCGATGGGCCGCCATCCTCCAGATGAACCGCCGCCTTGCCCGCCTACCACAAACCTGA
- a CDS encoding SAM-dependent methyltransferase, producing the protein MAERDEPPRLRPVSAGQDPGPLCTEGSKPNMARVQNYWLRETTNVGIDREAAAWIGEIAPRWPAVVRMGRDWTRRVIRHLAEAGINQFLELGAGLPLLWSANTHQVACAVTPGSRVVAVDIDPLCVTYGQALLEGDNIHYVHADAAAPDTVLGPSVAGGLLDWARPVAVIASDVLPHIPDPAVVMSSYSRTLVAGSYVALSHFTDPGDGTDAEDLATDLQTRFLQCFGSGSFRSREEIAACFAGLDMMAPGLVPLDEWWPTTATPVVGRRPREARLVLGGVGVKP; encoded by the coding sequence GTGGCTGAGCGGGACGAGCCGCCGCGGCTGCGGCCGGTCTCGGCGGGGCAGGATCCGGGTCCCTTGTGTACGGAAGGCTCGAAGCCGAATATGGCTCGCGTGCAGAACTATTGGCTCCGTGAGACCACCAACGTCGGTATCGACCGCGAGGCGGCTGCCTGGATCGGCGAGATCGCGCCGCGCTGGCCCGCCGTGGTACGCATGGGCCGCGACTGGACACGCCGCGTCATCCGCCATCTGGCCGAAGCCGGGATCAACCAGTTCCTCGAGTTGGGGGCGGGACTGCCGCTGTTGTGGTCGGCCAACACGCACCAGGTCGCCTGCGCCGTCACGCCGGGCTCCCGGGTGGTGGCCGTGGACATCGATCCCCTGTGCGTCACCTACGGGCAGGCGCTGCTCGAGGGCGACAACATCCACTACGTGCACGCGGACGCCGCGGCACCGGACACAGTGCTCGGGCCGTCGGTCGCCGGCGGGCTGCTGGACTGGGCGCGGCCGGTCGCGGTGATCGCGTCGGACGTCCTGCCCCATATCCCGGATCCGGCCGTGGTCATGTCCAGCTACAGCCGGACACTGGTGGCGGGCTCGTACGTCGCGCTCAGCCACTTCACCGATCCCGGTGACGGGACCGATGCCGAGGACCTGGCGACAGATCTGCAGACGAGATTCCTGCAGTGCTTCGGATCGGGGTCCTTCCGCAGCCGCGAGGAGATCGCCGCCTGCTTCGCGGGCCTGGACATGATGGCGCCCGGCCTGGTGCCACTGGACGAGTGGTGGCCCACGACGGCGACCCCCGTCGTGGGCCGCCGTCCCCGCGAGGCCCGGCTGGTACTGGGCGGTGTCGGTGTCAAACCGTAG